One Oryza brachyantha chromosome 3, ObraRS2, whole genome shotgun sequence DNA segment encodes these proteins:
- the LOC102703563 gene encoding proline-rich protein 4-like, protein MGTRLVSPETAALLGALVALLAVSFGAVAAPAPVVVGSIKCLDCSPDDVRAEDAFRGLQVGIMCNSGAGEAYETKMLGNLDENGSFSIPLAADLLRNDGELDKDCFAQLHTAPETPCAGQTPPRIAKAGTGNGTIAAATADAAPTYLAVSDDTVFSPVACKCGKYKKKHFMFAPPPPPPPRPPAPEYKPPTPTPTPTPEPTYGPPAPKPPAPPVEDEPEPFFHKHPKMKFMHKKKPCPPLVDEEMPVPRPKN, encoded by the exons ATGGGGACTCGCCTGGTTTCCCCAGAAACTGCAGCTCTTCTCGGTGCCTTGGTTGCGCTTTTGGCCGTCAGCTTcggcgccgtggcggcgccggcgccggtcgTGGTTGGCTCCATCAAGTGCTTGGATTGCTCTCCCGACGACGTCAGAGCTGAGGATGCGTTCAGAG GTCTTCAAGTAGGCATCATGTGcaactccggcgccggcgaggcctaCGAGACGAAGATGCTCGGCAACCTTGACGAGAACGGAAGCTTCAGCATCCCGCTCGCGGCCGACCTCCTCCGCAACGACGGCGAGCTTGACAAGGACTGCTTCGCGCAGCTCCACACCGCGCCTGAGACGCCATGCGCCGGGCAGACCCCGCCCAGGATCGCAAAGGCCGGGACTGGCAACggcaccatcgccgccgccaccgcagaCGCCGCGCCGACCTACCTCGCGGTCTCGGACGACACGGTCTTCTCGCCCGTCGCGTGCAAGTGCGGCAAGTACAAGAAGAAACACTTCATGttcgccccgccgccgccgccgccgcccaggcCTCCGGCACCGGAGTACAAGCCCCCGACGCCGACTCCGACTCCTACGCCGGAGCCAACGTACGGACCTCCAGCTCCGaagccgcccgcgccgccggtggaggACGAGCCGGAGCCGTTCTTCCACAAGCACCCGAAGATGAAGTTCATGCACAAGAAGAAGCCGTGCCCGCCGCTCGTCGACGAGGAGATGCCAGTGCCACGGCCCAAAAACTGA
- the LOC102718349 gene encoding uncharacterized protein LOC102718349, translated as MEFPSCVAICLLALAFLLPSHAAATSATGTIQRETKQQILAAIPPHWEENPVLFLTSPSGKYAAYFLRSQTTPGAGGLGADFCYVEVLDTSVPGAEGRSVWESECLAVSTVNTCALVFSWKGLEVQDGSNSVWHTHDTQSDSKNYLETLELVDEGDMRILDKGGELAWKASDEPRAAQHCGMPGSPGLASAFPPFAEPIGHGSSDLPFGFGHDGGHVDGSGIGAGGAVAQPDLPMAPVPQEADLGGAAAGVGAGTQGQAVDGAGQTSFGFGAQPLVDNSPYDSGAWKGGCSLAAIGVSLLLNVAIAAMGLGH; from the coding sequence ATGGAGTTCCCTTCCTGCGTCGCCATATGCCTCCTCGCCCTGGCGTTTCTCCTCCCTAGCCAcgccgcggcgacgtcggctACGGGCACGATACAGCGGGAGACGAAGCAGCAGATCCTGGCGGCCATCCCACCGCACTGGGAGGAGAACCCGGTTCTGTTCCtgacgtcgccgtcgggcaAGTACGCTGCGTACTTCCTGCGCAGCCAGACCACgccgggcgcgggcggcctcggcgccgACTTCTGCTACGTGGAGGTGCTAGACACCTCGGTGCCCGGCGCCGAGGGGCGGAGCGTGTGGGAGTCGGAGTGCCTGGCGGTGAGCACGGTGAACACGTGCGCGCTGGTGTTCTCGTGGAAGGGGCTGGAGGTGCAGGACGGGAGCAACTCCGTGTGGCACACCCACGACACGCAGTCCGACAGCAAGAACTACCTCGAGACGCTGGAGCTGGTGGACGAGGGCGACATGCGCATCCTCGACAAGGGCGGCGAGCTGGCGTGGAAGGCCAGCGACGAGCCGCGCGCCGCGCAGCACTGCGGGATGCCAGGCTCCCCCGGCCTCGCGTCGGCgttcccgccgttcgccgagCCGATCGGCCACGGAAGCAGCGACCTGCCGTTCGGGTTCGGGCACGACGGAGGCCACGTTGACGGCAGCGGCATTGGCGCCGGCGGGGCCGTGGCGCAGCCGGACCTCCCGATGGCACCGGTGCCGCAGGAGGCCGATctcggtggcgccgccgccggtgtggGGGCGGGGACGCAGGGCCAGGCGGTGGATGGCGCGGGGCAGACGTCGTTCGGGTTCGGCGCCCAGCCGCTGGTGGACAACAGCCCGTACGACAGTGGTGCATGGAAGGGCGGGTGCAGCCTCGCTGCGATCGGAGTCAGCCTCCTGCTCAACGTCGCCATTGCCGCCATGGGCCTGGGCCACTGA
- the LOC102703848 gene encoding 3-ketoacyl-CoA synthase 1-like, producing the protein MEAAVMERERLTAEMAFRGDAQAAEGEWAPSIVIKIRRRLPDFARSVNLKYVKLGIRHGGSVTSYLPMLCVPLIASAAYSFVRLDVIYRSIDLLTCVAWLGTAVLLLTVYYFKRPRPVYLVEFACYKPEDQNKISKEGFLEMTESTGCFNDAALDFQTKITNRSALGDETYLPPGVQARPPRLNMAEARMEAEAVMFGCLDALFEATGINPRRDVSILIVNCSLFNPTPSLASMIINHYKMREDVKSFNLGGMGCSAGLIAIDLAKDMLQAHPNSYAVVLSTENITLNWYFGNDRSMLLSNCIFRMGGAAALLSNRRADASRAKYRLLHTVRTHKGATDECFNCVYQREDEANKVGVSLARELMAVAGDALKTNITTLGPLVLPLTEQLKFLKSLMMRRVFRVRGVRPYIPDFRRAFEHFCVHAGGRAVLEEVQRSLTLEDRDMEPSKCSLHRFGNTSSSSLWYELAYAEAKGRVQRGNRVWQIGFGSGFKCNSAVWRALRDVPAVSPPPPGKKSCNPWVDCIAKYPPKAYV; encoded by the coding sequence ATGGAGGCGGCGGTCATGGAGCGGGAGCGCCTCACGGCGGAGATGGCGTTCCGCGGGGACGCGCAggcggccgagggggagtgggcGCCGAGCATCGTGATCAAGATCCGGCGCCGGCTGCCGGACTTCGCGCGCTCCGTCAACCTCAAGTACGTCAAGCTGGGGATCCGGCACGGCGGGAGCGTCACGTCGTACCTCCCCATGCTGTGCGTGCCGCTgatcgcctccgccgcctacTCGTTCGTCCGCCTCGACGTCATCTACCGCTCCATCGACCTGCTCACCTGCGTCGCCTGGCTCGGCACCGCCGTGCTGCTGCTCACCGTGTACTACTTCAAGCGGCCGCGCCCGGTGTACCTCGTCGAGTTCGCCTGCTACAAGCCGGAGGACCAGAACAAGATCTCCAAGGAGGGCTTCCTCGAGATGACCGAGAGCACTGGCTGCTTCAATGACGCCGCGCTGGATTTCCAGACCAAGATCACCAACCGCTCCGCGCTCGGCGACGAGACGTACCTCCCGCCCGGCGTCCAGGCGCGGCCGCCGAGGCTCAACATGGCCGAGGCCAGGATGGAGGCCGAGGCGGTCATGTTCGGGTGCCTGGACGCGCTCTTCGAGGCCACCGGGATCAACCCGCGCCGCGACGTGAGCATCCTCATCGTCAACTGCAGCCTCTTCAacccgacgccgtcgctggcGTCCATGATCATCAACCACTACAAGATGCGGGAGGACGTCAAGTCGTTCAACCTCGGCGGCATGGGGTGCAGCGCCGGCCTCATCGCCATCGACCTCGCCAAGGACATGCTCCAGGCGCACCCCAACTCGTACGCGGTCGTCCTCAGCACGGAGAACATCACCCTCAACTGGTACTTCGGTAACGACCGCTCGATGCTGCTCTCCAACTGCATCTTCCGcatgggcggcgcggcggcgttgcTCTCGAACCGGCGCGCGGACGCCAGCCGCGCCAAGTACCGGTTGCTGCACACCGTGAGGACACACAAGGGCGCCACCGACGAGTGCTTCAACTGCGTGTACCAGCGCGAGGATGAGGCCAACAAGGTTGGGGTGTCGCTGGCGAGGGAGCTcatggcggtggccggcgacgcGCTCAAGACCAACATCACCACCCTGGGCCCCCTCGTCCTCCCGCTCACCGAGCAGCTCAAGTTTCTCAAGTCACTGATGATGCGCCGGGTGTTCCGCGTCAGGGGCGTGCGCCCCTACATCCCGGACTTCCGCCGCGCGTTCGAGCACTTCTGCGtgcacgccggcggccgcgcggtGCTGGAGGAGGTGCAGCGCAGCCTCACCCTGGAGGACAGGGACATGGAGCCGAGCAAGTGCTCGCTGCACCGGTTCGGGAACACCAGCAGCAGCTCTCTGTGGTACGAGCTGGCGTACGCCGAGGCCAAGGGCCGGGTCCAGCGCGGCAACCGCGTGTGGCAGATCGGCTTCGGCTCAGGGTTCAAGTGCAACAGCGCGGTCTGGCGCGCGCTCCGCGACGTGCCggccgtgtcgccgccgccgccggggaagAAGAGCTGCAACCCGTGGGTGGACTGCATCGCGAAGTACCCGCCGAAGGCGTACGTCTGA
- the LOC102704128 gene encoding 26.7 kDa heat shock protein, chloroplastic, which yields MAAPFALVSRVSPAARLPIRAAWRNARPTVGLPSSGRVRQLAVASAAQENRDNTAVDVHVNQDGGNQQGNAVQRRPRRSAFDISPFGLVDPFSPMRTMRQMLDTMDRMFDDVAVGFPAAPRRSPVTGEVRMPWDVMEDDKEVKMRFDMPGLSREEVKVMVEDDALVIRGEHKKEEGEGAEGAGDGWWKERSVSSYDMRLPLPDGCDKSKVRAELKNGVLLVTVPKTEVERKVIDVQVQ from the coding sequence ATGGCTGCTCCATTCGCTCTCGTCAGCCGcgtctcgccggcggcgcgcctcCCCATCCGCGCCGCCTGGAGGAACGCGAGGCCGACGGTCGGGCTCCCGTCCTCGGGGAGGGTCCGCCAGCTCGCCGTGGCCTCCGCGGCGCAGGAGAACAGGGACAACACCGCCGTCGACGTCCACGTCAACCAGGACGGCGGTAACCAGCAGGGGAACGCCGTGcagcgccggccgcgccgctcgGCGTTCGACATCTCCCCGTTCGGCCTCGTCGACCCGTTCTCGCCGATGCGGACGATGAGGCAGATGCTGGACACGATGGACCGGATGTTCGACGACGTCGCGGTTGGGTTccccgcggcgccgcggcggtctCCGGTGACGGGGGAGGTGCGCATGCCGTGGGACGTCATGGAGGACGACAAGGAGGTGAAGATGCGGTTCGACATGCCGGGGCTGTCGCGTGAGGAGGTGAAGGTGATGGTGGAGGACGACGCGCTCGTCATCCGCGGGGAGCACAAGAAggaggagggcgagggcgcggaAGGCGCAGGCGACGGGTGGTGGAAGGAGCGCAGCGTGAGCTCATACGACATGCGGCTACCGCTCCCCGACGGGTGCGACAAGAGCAAGGTGCGCGCCGAGCTCAAGAACGGCGTGCTGCTCGTGACTGTGCCCAAAACGGAGGTCGAGCGCAAGGTCATCGACGTGCAGGTGCAATAG
- the LOC102718636 gene encoding RNA-binding protein 24-like, whose amino-acid sequence MDGDTTFTKLFVGGLAWETRRDTVRSHFERFGEIVEAVVIVDKHTGRSKGYGFVTFRDPEAAARALQDPTPVIDGRRANCKLAAFGIPRLSPAMIAWSPSYQGCPPGAMATYYFPQPLYANPYYYYGYDGGYSPDIMYQTHMGYYGGYGYGVSGTQQQQAQPLPYNTAARPAGVHQVQHLQAAGDQTRSSHAPAVQNSQTSQRDYVQKTQHKPRSYAAAVAEKPSGDEIGRTATGSVSGASEGSPDRTPVS is encoded by the exons ATGGACGGCGATACGACGTTCACGAAGCTGTTCGTGGGGGGCCTCGCGTGGGAGACGCGACGCGACACGGTACGGAGCCACTTCGAGCGGTTCGGCGAGATCGTCGAggccgtcgtcatcgtcgacAAGCACACCGGGCGCTCCAAGGGCTACGGATTT GTGACGTTCAGGGACCCAgaggccgcggcgcgggcgctgcAGGACCCGACGCCGGTGATCGACGGGAGAAGGGCCAACTGCAAACTGGCGGCGTTTG GGATACCCAGGCTGAGTCCCGCAATGATCGCGTGGTCTCCGTCGTACCAGGGCTGTCCTCCTGGTGCAATGGCGACCTACTACTTCCCCCAACCTCTCTACGCCAACCCTTACTACTACTACGG GTATGATGGAGGATATTCTCCGGACATAATGTACCAAACGCATATG GGCTACTACGGCGGATACGGGTACGGCGTATCTGGAACACAGCAACAACAAGCGCAACCGCTCCCGTACAACACGGCTGCTAGGCCGGCCGGAGTTCACCAAGTCCAGCATCTCCAGGCGGCCGGTGATCAGACACGGAGCTCTCATGCACCAGCCGTGCAAAATTCGCAGACGTCGCAGCGCGACTACGTGCAGAAAACACAGCACAAGCCTCGGTCCTACGCCGCGGCCGTTGCAGAGAAACCCAGCGGTGATGAAATAG GAAGGACGGCAACTGGAAGCGTCTCAGGTGCTTCAGAAGGATCGCCCGATAGGACTCCTGTCTCTTGA